The region CGAAGCGAGCCTCGACGGCATCGAGCGCGTCGAACTCAGCTTCCCGAAATTCACCGACGGCCGCGCCTTCAGCCAGGCCTACCTGCTGCGCCGCCGCCAGGGCTTCAAGGGCGACATCCGCGCGACGGGCGACGTGCTCGTGGACCAGCTCGTGCAGATGGAGCGCAGCGGCTTTTCCAGCGCGGTGCTGCGCGCCGACCAGGACGCCGGCTTCGCGCGCCGCCAGTTCGAGCGGTACGCGGCGTTCTACCAGGGCGACACCCTCGAGCCGACCCCGCATTTCCAGCGAGCTGCCGCATGAGCGCCATCGACCTGCACGCGCGGCCGTCGAAGACCTTCGACGAGAAGCTCGCGCAAACCCGCGCGTTGCTCCAACGCGCCGCCGCGGAGTTTTCGCCGTTGACGCAGGCCTCCAGCCTGGGCGCGGAAGACGTCGTGATCACGCACCTGATCAACGCACTGGGCCTGGACATTCCCGTGTTCGTGCTCGACACCGGCATGCTGCACGCGGAAACGCTGGCGCTGCTGGAGCGCACGCGCGCGACGTCGAAGGCGCCTGTCAACGTGTACCGCCCCGTCAACGAAGCGGTGATCCAGTTCGTCGCGCGCGAAGGCAAGGA is a window of Caenimonas aquaedulcis DNA encoding:
- a CDS encoding DUF934 domain-containing protein, whose protein sequence is MNLQLILAANGEPAPLDSAKVLQLPNDANPLEASLDGIERVELSFPKFTDGRAFSQAYLLRRRQGFKGDIRATGDVLVDQLVQMERSGFSSAVLRADQDAGFARRQFERYAAFYQGDTLEPTPHFQRAAA